The Pyrus communis chromosome 14, drPyrComm1.1, whole genome shotgun sequence sequence AAACCAAACTCTGCAAACCCATCTTCTtccacatctctctctctctctctctctctctaactcgtCACTCAGAAAAgggaaagaaggaaggaaagaagGGCCTTCTCTCTCTGTGCGTTTGAAAAGCCGAGTCTCTGGTTGATTTCCGTTTTCGATTTCTGTTTTAGGAAaacgaagagaaagaaagagggatTATGGCTGCCGTGAACCAAGATAACAGTCTAGTAGTGGCCGGAGCCACTGCCCCCTCGAACTCAAAGCAATCTCAGCCTCGCCCGAAGACCGTTGATTCGCAGTCCGTTCTCAAAAGGTACCATCATAATCCTACTTTACTGGTGAAGAATGATTAATgggatttctgggttttttgggGGATTCTCTTTGTCAGATGAGCTATTTGAATAATGGATTAGAGTTTAAATTCACTAAATTTGTTTTGATAATTGGAGGTTTTCGAGGTTTATAAATAATCTAACCCTTTATTGTTGTGTTTAATCGAACAGGCTGCAATCTGAGTTGATGGCCTTAATGGTAAGACCTCCCCCAAGACTCGATCTTTTCTCCTTATCTTCCGTTTGGATCCTTATTAGAATTTGATTGAATATGTTTCGAGATAGTAATTTTGATGCTTGTTAGATAACATTGGAtcggattggattggattggatattGTAGATGAGTGGGGATTCTGGGATATCTGCTTTCCCCGAGGAAGACAACATATTCTGCTGGAAAGGGACAATCATTGGAAGCAAAGAGACCGTGTTCGAAGGAACGGAATACAGACTCTCCCTCACCTTCCCCAATGACTATCCCTTCAAGCCTCCGAAGGTCAAGTTTGAGACTCTCCTCTTTCATCCCAATGTCGATCTCGTCGGCAACATTTGCCTGGATATCCTTCAGGTAACTTCCTCAAACTTGTACTAGTCCAATTCACACTCTCAATTATAATATCGTTTGTCCTATGTATCTAAATCAATTGGTTGCAGGATAAATGGTCATCTGCTTATGATGTGAGAACCATACTCTTATCCATCCAGAGTCTTCTAGGAGGTAATCAATTTTCTCTAACACGTTTGCTTATCGAATTGGATAAAATCTGAATCGAAACGAAGGTTGAGTGCGTACCGAATTTCAATCTTTGTTTATGTGTATTGCAGAACCGAACATCAGCTCTCCTTTGAACGCTCAAGCAGCACAACTGTGGAGCAACCAAGAAGGTAACAACGCGTTTGAATTGAATTTCCTTTTACTAATTTTcggaagaaacaaaaaagctTTGTTACCATGAGAAGTGTCTGACTGAGTAATGCTTTCTGTGCGTGTGTTTTGCAGAATATAGGAAGATGGTGGAGAAGTTGTACAAAGCTCCGAAGGCTTAATAATCGAGACGATGGCAAAGAAGTTGTGTTAGATTAGAGAGAGTTGAGTGATTACTATAGAATCCAAGCCTCTCTAACTTGGATTAGAGAGCATGGATTGGATTAGATTGGATTGTTAGGAGGTTTTTTTAGTAATTCCTTGATTTGTTATTGTTCTTGTGTTTCGCTCTCTTGTTTTCCAGATGAGATATTTAGACAATGTTCATCAAAATTCTGAGTTAAAAATTGTCCTGTGTTTCGCTCCCTCTCTTCTTGGCTGTTGTCTCTGTTTGTTCAGATTTAGGTGTTGGACAAGTCAATTGTTATGTTAACAAGCAACATTCTTACAATAAATCGTCAATTTGTTTGATTCGTATAGATGATGACCAAACAATCTTCGAATCGAATGAATATTTCTAAAGATGATCTTGACATCAGGAAACAAATGGCAACTTCAACCAACAATTGGGGTTTTGCTGTAGGGCAGAAATCTTGTGGTGATTTAAGAAGCAGCAGAACTAGATTTATGATCAATTCGAACAATACCATGGCGAACAAAACTCTCAATCGCAGTGTAGGAATAAACCAAACTTATAAAACCATATGCAATCATTACGATTAACAGGGATCTAAATCTCAAATACTACGTAAAATCAACAACAGGCGTCTAAGCTTCTACACTGTCGCGCAATATTTTCACCGTCACCGCCTGTTCTCATTCGTAAACCCAAATTACTTCTTTGAGTTCAACCCAGATTACAAGCTTGACTGAAGGTACAAAAATCCTATGGCTTTGATGATGTGAGCTGCCGCAAATTGTACTTGGCCAACTGCTTGTACTTGTCAACAACACCGATCAAGCAAATAGTCTGTCAATCAAAACAAAATGGGATCTTaagctaaaaagaaatcaaCAGTTCAAACACGAGTATCTTTTTACCATAATTCTTCTTTCGAATGGTGGCGTGACAAAAAAGAAATAGGCGCACAAGGAAAAGAAACTTTCTTACCCTGCAAATTTCTACAACAATGGTCTTATCAGGATTGCTGAGGTCAACTTTGTGCGGGGCAGGCACAGATTTTGCCACTGCATTTATGATTTTCATCCTGTCAATACCGGTGTTTGCACGGGCTTCATACAGGACTGCAAACTGAATGGAAGATATAATAAAATCAGAAACCATCTCAAGTATCTAGtagattaaaattttgtttatacTCAAATAACTCCGAACTATGAGTGTTAAAAACAAAtcacaaaaagtaaaaaaaatgtcaGAAAAAGCTCATCAGATTTATTTCCAGTTCATTAATAAATCTCCCACTGGCTACATTCAGCAAGTAGAGGCAGCTTTTCCATCACAGACTTTTGTGTCTTATGGTGAAACGATCTCTTAAGGCagtcaaaacaaattaaaatcgGTTTGTAATGATAAGAGAGATGTGGATATCTTTTTTGTTAATAACAAAAGGCAGACGAGGATTAATGACATATCTTACCTTCTGAGGATTCTGAGTTTCCACTGGAAAGTGCTGTTCAAGAAGTGGTTTGATTGCTCTTGAAATTTCCTCTTCTGAAGAATAGCATGCTACTTCAACGGGTAATACTCTTAGGATAAACCTATAATATGCAAGTAATAACAGCCAGTGTGAGAATTGAGATCTCTCTTCCATACATATTCTTTGTAAAAATAACATAACAAGcaaaataataaaccttgacaTGTGTTTCTTCGTTGCAGCAGCAGATGTCATCATATGCTGCACAATTGCGTTAGGGCTAggatctccctctctcttccgCATTTGAACAAAGACAACACCGTTGCAACCCGATTCAAGGGTGAAAAAGCGTCTCTATAAAATAATCCAACATCAGCATAAGAAACCATTCCCTTAAATTGATTACAAGGAAAGTTAGAAGGATTAATCATGTAGCACACACACCAAGATATCTGAAGAGATATGCAACTAACTTAAAACCACCCAGAAAAAAACCTATTTCGCATTCAAAACCACTGGGAAATCAAGGAAAAAGATGATCAAGCTAAGCAAGGGTAATGAACTATTAGAATTCAGTATGCTAGAGCTAGTACTGAAAAATACGAGGGACATGGGATGAAAACTGGATCTGTAAGACAGGCTAGAACAGAAAACTACTCCTTAGacactaaattcaataaattaagGTGTTCAACTGTGCATGCCCTTCAAAAGAACTAACCTGAAGTAGGAGAAATCCTAGGAAATGAAAGAGGAGATGGTCATACTAACTAAGCTAGTGAACCGTTAAAATTCAGAACGGTAATGCTAGTaccaaaaaagagagaaatcagCATCACAAGATGAAACTCAGGCAAGtacaaaaatgtcaaaaaaaaaaactaacatattAGCACATTATAGAAGCTCACCTTGTTCTTATCTCCCAGTTCTTGAAGCTCAGCTTCAATTAGCTTATCAATGGACTTGTCTTCCACTTTGTATGGGATTGTACATTCTGATGAATCTGTTCCTAGACATTGTTTCTTTGCTGGTGGCTCCTCAGCTTCATTTGCACAAATTTCCTTACTTAAATTATCCTCTTTCTTGTCATCAGTGTTTTCCCcagttttattt is a genomic window containing:
- the LOC137715158 gene encoding ubiquitin-conjugating enzyme E2 20-like, whose translation is MAAVNQDNSLVVAGATAPSNSKQSQPRPKTVDSQSVLKRLQSELMALMMSGDSGISAFPEEDNIFCWKGTIIGSKETVFEGTEYRLSLTFPNDYPFKPPKVKFETLLFHPNVDLVGNICLDILQDKWSSAYDVRTILLSIQSLLGEPNISSPLNAQAAQLWSNQEEYRKMVEKLYKAPKA
- the LOC137715157 gene encoding DEK domain-containing chromatin-associated protein 3, producing the protein MATDNKSTKSKKGKQRYLPYNKAVKKKGAYPLHPGVEGFFITCDGGRERQASQEAINVIDSFYEELVSGKDSGLNLSEAPSKPSNKKIVFSYSDSSSSEGDDDDAEKKQEGGDEKKQEGDEKKQEGEDKKQGGEDKEADEEGEVGEESKSDSRSDGASHNNATSEKSEHQKKNDTCEENKTGENTDDKKEDNLSKEICANEAEEPPAKKQCLGTDSSECTIPYKVEDKSIDKLIEAELQELGDKNKRRFFTLESGCNGVVFVQMRKREGDPSPNAIVQHMMTSAAATKKHMSRFILRVLPVEVACYSSEEEISRAIKPLLEQHFPVETQNPQKFAVLYEARANTGIDRMKIINAVAKSVPAPHKVDLSNPDKTIVVEICRTICLIGVVDKYKQLAKYNLRQLTSSKP